In Streptomyces nojiriensis, one genomic interval encodes:
- a CDS encoding alkaline phosphatase family protein has translation MPTLRPSPTARARRGARWPALVAGIGALGLLGAFTVANSQAAVPGSAAAPAAAAALPTYDHVVVVVYENKQYGEIIGSANAPYINQLANGGASLTGMKALTHPSQPNYFNLFSGATQGITGDGCYTPQSMTAANLGQELIAAGKTFATYNEDLPGEGSTACTNGQYAQKHNPWFAFKNVPLNTGKTWAQFPQNNFAALPSLSFVVPNQCNDMHSCSVSTGDTWTRNNLDAYAQWAKANNSLLVLTWDEDNYLGSNQIATVFHGAKVRTGKYATAFNHHHLLRTFEDLFGTATHAGNAAGVQPITEVFDTSTDPTPTPTPTPTPTPTPTPTPTPTPTPGGLQLADPGPQTCKFNQSCTIQLSATGGRPPVRYAATGLPWGLSVDAGSGRISGKPWGSGTVQVTATATDATGTTVTAAFPLTVNWF, from the coding sequence ATGCCCACCCTTCGACCCTCACCGACGGCGCGTGCGAGACGCGGGGCCCGATGGCCGGCGCTCGTGGCCGGGATCGGCGCGCTCGGCCTGCTGGGCGCCTTCACCGTGGCCAACTCCCAGGCGGCCGTGCCCGGTTCCGCCGCCGCGCCGGCCGCGGCGGCCGCGCTGCCGACGTACGACCACGTGGTGGTCGTCGTGTACGAGAACAAGCAGTACGGGGAGATCATCGGCAGCGCGAACGCCCCGTACATCAACCAGCTGGCGAACGGCGGCGCGAGCCTGACCGGGATGAAGGCGCTGACCCACCCCAGCCAGCCGAACTATTTCAACCTCTTCTCCGGCGCCACGCAGGGCATCACGGGCGACGGCTGCTACACCCCGCAGTCGATGACGGCGGCCAACCTCGGCCAGGAGCTGATCGCGGCCGGCAAGACCTTCGCGACGTACAACGAGGACCTGCCGGGCGAGGGGTCCACGGCCTGCACGAACGGCCAGTACGCGCAGAAGCACAACCCGTGGTTCGCCTTCAAGAACGTGCCGCTGAACACGGGCAAGACCTGGGCGCAGTTCCCGCAGAACAACTTCGCGGCGCTGCCGAGCCTGTCGTTCGTGGTCCCCAACCAGTGCAACGACATGCACTCGTGTTCGGTCTCCACGGGTGACACCTGGACGAGGAACAACCTCGACGCCTACGCGCAGTGGGCGAAGGCCAACAACAGCCTCCTGGTGCTGACCTGGGACGAGGACAACTACCTGGGCTCGAACCAGATCGCCACCGTCTTCCACGGCGCGAAGGTCAGGACGGGCAAGTACGCCACGGCCTTCAACCACCACCACCTGCTGCGGACGTTCGAGGACCTCTTCGGCACGGCGACGCACGCGGGCAACGCGGCCGGCGTCCAGCCGATCACCGAGGTGTTCGACACCTCCACGGACCCGACCCCCACGCCCACGCCCACTCCGACCCCCACGCCGACCCCGACCCCGACGCCCACGCCCACCCCCACCCCGGGCGGCCTGCAACTGGCCGACCCCGGGCCGCAGACCTGCAAGTTCAACCAGTCCTGCACCATCCAGCTCAGCGCCACCGGCGGCAGACCTCCGGTCCGGTACGCGGCCACCGGCCTGCCCTGGGGCCTGAGCGTCGACGCCGGCTCCGGCCGGATCAGCGGCAAGCCGTGGGGCAGCGGCACGGTCCAGGTCACCGCGACCGCCACCGACGCCACGGGCACCACCGTCACCGCCGCGTTCCCGCTCACCGTCAACTGGTTCTAG
- a CDS encoding ATP-grasp domain-containing protein, whose translation MTGDRVLLLAPRASDTRLRLAEAAAGRGLRAVTAEGWSPPDGARGAGRTHLYGGPLLADKVARELDVTALEPPADWLARLPLALTGRRVEAVTLAEARRLRRPAFVKPPTDKFFPARIYPDGSRLPGPDAFDDDLPVLVSDIVRFDREYRLFVLDGAVHDGSRYAVGPRLDPAPLALDPYAAEVRAFAAELLAAADGSLPSAAVVDVGLPDGGGWAVIEANPAWSSGGYACDPERVLDVVLRAAGPTAETAPADLPFARAAQR comes from the coding sequence ATGACCGGTGATCGTGTTCTGCTCCTCGCCCCCCGCGCCTCCGACACGCGGCTCCGCCTCGCCGAGGCGGCCGCCGGGCGCGGGCTGCGCGCCGTGACGGCGGAGGGCTGGAGCCCGCCCGACGGTGCCCGGGGCGCCGGGCGCACCCACCTCTACGGCGGGCCGCTGCTGGCCGACAAGGTGGCCCGTGAACTGGACGTCACCGCGCTGGAACCGCCCGCCGACTGGCTCGCGCGGCTGCCGCTCGCGCTGACCGGGCGACGGGTCGAGGCGGTCACCCTGGCCGAGGCCCGGCGACTGCGCCGGCCGGCCTTCGTCAAACCGCCGACCGACAAGTTCTTCCCGGCCCGGATCTACCCGGACGGCTCGCGGCTGCCCGGCCCGGACGCGTTCGACGACGACCTGCCGGTGCTGGTCAGCGACATCGTCCGGTTCGACCGCGAGTACCGGCTGTTCGTCCTGGACGGGGCCGTGCACGACGGCAGCCGCTACGCGGTGGGGCCCAGGCTCGACCCGGCGCCGCTCGCCCTGGACCCGTACGCGGCGGAGGTCCGCGCCTTCGCGGCCGAACTGCTCGCGGCGGCCGACGGCTCACTGCCGTCGGCCGCGGTGGTGGACGTCGGCCTGCCGGACGGCGGCGGATGGGCGGTCATCGAGGCCAACCCGGCCTGGTCCAGCGGAGGGTACGCCTGCGACCCGGAGCGGGTGCTCGACGTCGTGCTGCGGGCCGCCGGACCCACGGCCGAAACCGCCCCGGCGGACCTGCCGTTCGCCCGGGCCGCTCAGCGGTAG
- a CDS encoding class I SAM-dependent methyltransferase has translation MTPPPLSKVPWTSVLLLAALGAGTVRAGRRLRAIPVLPVTPPAAAGVPRAAGWRLLTARGVEPDPATFLAACAFAEREGLRVLDLLPADLPAERALGLLRLVDPARYRQDRLAAGRGAGFAVLVTEEVLDRAGVDPGGPRRDPAELLALTRRLKEYAADSTGLAVAPGLRCGAAGEPGGPARAAELRAQGLPPGALAAAQLGGLALLAGVAVRQGRWGAAAAGLYWLQPYLVLGGPGSPLRPAGLGRATAARPVRSLGAGLRTAAAAGRDPAPDRAAEAARAAAYREDLASGTGRFLEPRRTDCPWCGSGRLAVRVRVSDLLQGKPGRFTLERCEDCRHVFQNPRLSPEGLEFYYRDFYDGRGGEGAGTVFGRLGAAYRGRAEMLVPHADPASWLDVGTGHGHFCNAARDVWPLTRFDGLDMGEGVREAERRGWVETGYLGQFPEFASKLAGRYEVVSMYHYLEHTREPLAELDAAATVLAPGGFLAIELPDPQSRMARLLGPFWLPWFQPQHQHLMPAVNLREALADRGFTVVAEEHGPAHQGNDFFGAVALAATRLAPDPDRPWGPGPTPRVRLLGHAVRVAALPCFAAAAVLDTLRTAAARRTDGGNAYRMLARKDTR, from the coding sequence GTGACGCCACCCCCGCTCTCCAAGGTCCCGTGGACCTCCGTCCTGTTGCTGGCCGCCCTCGGCGCGGGCACCGTACGCGCCGGGCGCCGGCTGCGGGCGATCCCGGTGCTGCCGGTGACCCCGCCCGCCGCGGCCGGGGTGCCGCGCGCCGCCGGGTGGCGGCTGCTCACCGCCCGGGGGGTCGAGCCGGATCCGGCGACCTTCCTCGCCGCCTGCGCGTTCGCCGAACGGGAGGGCCTGCGGGTACTGGACCTGCTGCCCGCGGACCTGCCCGCCGAGCGGGCGCTGGGGCTGCTGCGCCTGGTCGACCCGGCCCGCTACCGGCAGGACCGGCTCGCGGCGGGGCGCGGGGCCGGGTTCGCCGTGCTCGTCACCGAGGAGGTGCTGGACCGGGCCGGGGTGGATCCGGGCGGTCCGCGCCGTGACCCGGCCGAACTCCTCGCGCTGACCCGCCGGTTGAAGGAGTACGCCGCCGACTCCACGGGGCTGGCCGTCGCCCCCGGACTGCGCTGCGGTGCGGCCGGGGAGCCCGGGGGGCCTGCGCGGGCCGCCGAGCTGCGGGCCCAGGGGCTGCCTCCGGGGGCGCTGGCAGCCGCGCAGCTCGGCGGGCTGGCGCTGCTCGCGGGCGTCGCCGTACGCCAGGGCCGGTGGGGCGCGGCCGCGGCCGGGCTGTACTGGCTCCAGCCGTACCTGGTCCTCGGCGGTCCGGGCTCCCCGCTGCGCCCCGCCGGTCTGGGCCGGGCGACCGCGGCCCGGCCGGTGCGCTCCCTCGGCGCGGGGCTGCGTACGGCCGCGGCGGCCGGCCGGGACCCGGCGCCGGACCGCGCGGCGGAGGCGGCGCGGGCGGCCGCCTACCGGGAGGACCTGGCGTCGGGGACCGGGCGCTTCCTCGAACCGCGCCGCACGGACTGCCCGTGGTGCGGCTCGGGCCGGCTCGCCGTCCGGGTCCGGGTGTCCGACCTGCTCCAGGGCAAGCCGGGGCGTTTCACGCTGGAGCGGTGCGAGGACTGCCGGCACGTCTTCCAGAACCCCCGGCTGAGCCCGGAGGGGCTGGAGTTCTACTACCGGGACTTCTACGACGGGCGCGGCGGCGAGGGCGCGGGCACGGTCTTCGGCAGGCTGGGCGCCGCCTACCGGGGGCGCGCCGAGATGCTCGTCCCGCACGCCGATCCGGCGTCCTGGCTCGATGTCGGCACCGGGCACGGCCACTTCTGCAACGCGGCGCGGGACGTGTGGCCGCTGACCCGGTTCGACGGGCTCGACATGGGCGAGGGGGTGCGCGAGGCCGAGCGCCGCGGTTGGGTGGAGACCGGATACCTGGGCCAGTTCCCGGAGTTCGCGTCGAAGCTGGCGGGCCGGTACGAGGTGGTCAGCATGTACCACTACCTGGAGCACACCCGGGAGCCGCTCGCCGAGCTGGACGCGGCGGCCACCGTGCTCGCCCCCGGCGGGTTCCTGGCCATCGAGCTGCCGGATCCGCAGTCCCGGATGGCCCGGCTGCTCGGCCCGTTCTGGCTGCCCTGGTTCCAGCCGCAGCACCAGCACCTGATGCCGGCCGTCAATCTGCGCGAGGCGCTGGCCGACCGGGGGTTCACCGTCGTCGCCGAGGAGCACGGACCGGCCCACCAGGGCAACGACTTCTTCGGCGCGGTGGCCCTCGCGGCGACGCGGCTGGCCCCGGATCCGGACCGGCCGTGGGGTCCGGGGCCCACGCCGCGCGTCCGGCTCCTCGGCCACGCCGTACGGGTGGCGGCGCTGCCGTGCTTCGCCGCCGCGGCGGTGCTCGACACGCTGCGCACGGCGGCGGCCCGGCGCACGGACGGCGGGAACGCCTACCGGATGCTGGCCCGCAAGGACACGCGGTGA
- a CDS encoding alpha/beta fold hydrolase gives MAFVRAGSLRFHVQRLPATAGAAAPDRPVVVFLHGLVVDNLSSFYCPLALPVARAGHEAVLYDLRGHGRTERPGSGYDSRTAVRDLFALLAALDLGRRPVHLVGNSYGGTLALHAALARPDLVTGLTLLEPPLGGAWVENMVDTLSAAALSLEDSTVPTELAALRLRKAAHLTAIADALLNRTTLIDDIAASRVFTPADHARLRCPVLVVCGEHSELLAGGRELAHHALRGALRILPGLGHDVLKESSGVLRETVLAHLDATAGAATAAGPRVGALVP, from the coding sequence ATGGCCTTCGTCCGCGCGGGCTCCCTGCGCTTCCACGTACAGCGGCTCCCGGCCACCGCCGGCGCCGCCGCCCCCGACCGGCCCGTCGTGGTGTTCCTGCACGGGCTGGTCGTCGACAACCTGTCCTCCTTCTACTGCCCCCTGGCCCTGCCCGTGGCCCGGGCCGGCCACGAGGCCGTCCTCTACGACCTGCGCGGCCACGGACGCACCGAGCGTCCGGGGTCCGGCTACGACAGCCGCACCGCCGTACGGGACCTCTTCGCCCTGCTCGCCGCACTGGACCTCGGGCGGCGCCCGGTCCACCTGGTCGGCAACAGCTACGGCGGGACCCTCGCCCTGCACGCCGCCCTGGCCCGGCCGGACCTGGTCACCGGGCTCACCCTCCTCGAACCGCCGCTCGGCGGCGCCTGGGTGGAGAACATGGTGGACACCCTGTCGGCCGCCGCGCTGAGCCTGGAGGACAGCACGGTCCCCACCGAGCTGGCCGCGCTGCGCCTGCGCAAGGCCGCCCATCTGACGGCCATCGCCGACGCCCTCCTCAACCGCACCACGCTCATCGACGACATCGCGGCGAGCCGCGTCTTCACCCCGGCGGACCACGCCCGGCTGCGCTGCCCGGTGCTGGTCGTCTGCGGCGAGCACTCCGAACTGCTCGCGGGCGGCCGGGAGCTGGCGCACCACGCCCTGCGGGGTGCGCTGCGGATCCTGCCGGGCCTGGGGCACGACGTCCTGAAGGAGAGCAGCGGGGTGCTGCGGGAGACCGTGCTCGCCCATCTCGACGCGACGGCCGGTGCGGCGACGGCGGCGGGGCCGCGGGTGGGAGCGCTGGTCCCGTGA
- a CDS encoding galactokinase, which produces MTGAAGHAGPPAGKRPPSAALRRGTAGASAAAVPPGRPTDPAGATGTADRAGGDLARRATADPLFRLVAYALEAAHGRPAAAVWSAPYAFHLGSPGLVAAAGWPTAAAAAPRTDGLVRLSSLGHPADGCDLPLTLSGPPPAAPAWAARPYAVLRALARAGYGTGGSDLHVQGSLTGAAGLATAEPAECAVALAVVDAHAGAGGRPDREQLALLLAGALPDGDDGLRRAVLFARSGRALLLSAEPRRRRRYVDFDPAASGARLVLVAVRGEAADRQRELARAVACARWAGALSAWPPGQGREPGRSVLVLLPRARLAAVRAAVAEDFRDRGRPVPRFLNIAVAGAARREE; this is translated from the coding sequence GTGACGGGCGCGGCCGGCCACGCCGGACCGCCCGCGGGGAAGCGGCCCCCTTCCGCGGCACTCCGCCGGGGCACGGCGGGAGCATCCGCCGCCGCCGTACCGCCGGGGCGGCCCACCGACCCGGCGGGTGCCACCGGGACCGCCGACCGCGCCGGAGGCGACCTGGCCCGGCGGGCGACGGCCGATCCGCTGTTCCGGCTCGTCGCCTACGCCCTGGAGGCCGCGCACGGGCGGCCCGCGGCCGCCGTGTGGAGCGCCCCCTACGCCTTCCACCTGGGCTCCCCCGGCCTGGTCGCGGCGGCCGGCTGGCCCACGGCCGCGGCCGCGGCCCCGCGCACCGACGGCCTCGTGCGGCTCAGCTCCCTCGGCCATCCCGCGGACGGCTGCGACCTGCCGCTGACCCTGTCGGGGCCGCCGCCCGCCGCTCCCGCCTGGGCGGCCCGGCCGTACGCGGTGCTGCGGGCCCTGGCCCGGGCCGGGTACGGCACCGGCGGGAGCGACCTGCACGTGCAGGGCTCGCTCACGGGCGCCGCCGGGCTGGCCACGGCGGAACCCGCCGAGTGCGCGGTGGCGCTGGCGGTGGTCGACGCACACGCGGGGGCGGGTGGACGGCCGGACCGTGAGCAGCTGGCCCTGCTGCTGGCCGGAGCGCTCCCGGACGGGGACGACGGACTGCGCCGGGCGGTGCTCTTCGCCCGGTCCGGCCGGGCGCTGCTGCTGAGCGCGGAACCCCGGCGGCGCCGGCGGTACGTCGACTTCGACCCGGCGGCGTCGGGAGCGCGGCTGGTGCTGGTCGCCGTCCGAGGGGAGGCCGCGGACCGGCAGCGGGAGCTGGCGCGGGCCGTGGCCTGCGCCCGCTGGGCCGGGGCGCTGAGCGCCTGGCCGCCCGGGCAGGGGCGGGAGCCGGGGCGGAGCGTGCTGGTGCTGCTGCCCCGGGCGCGGCTGGCGGCGGTGCGGGCGGCGGTGGCGGAGGACTTCCGCGACCGGGGGCGGCCCGTACCGCGGTTCCTGAACATCGCCGTGGCCGGTGCGGCCCGGCGCGAGGAATGA
- a CDS encoding SDR family oxidoreductase produces MPETQRTLEGRVALVAGATRGAGRGIAVQLGARGATVYVSGRSTRGRRSEYDRPETIEETAELVTAAGGRGIPVVADHLVPAEVEALVGRIDAEQGRLDVLVNDIWGGELLFEWDSTVWEHDLDKGLRLMRLAVETHAITSHFAVPLLLREPGGLVVEMTDGTAEYNASRYRVSFFYDIAKSSVLRMAFALGHELGPRGATAVALTPGWLRSEMMLDTFGVTEANWRDALAEVPHFAISETPSYVGRAVAALAADPEVARWNGRSLSSGQLAREYGFTDLDGSRPDAWRYMVEVQDPDRPADTTGYR; encoded by the coding sequence ATGCCGGAGACACAGCGAACTCTTGAGGGCAGGGTGGCCCTCGTGGCCGGGGCGACGCGCGGCGCGGGCCGGGGCATCGCGGTCCAGTTGGGCGCGCGGGGTGCGACCGTGTACGTGTCGGGGCGCAGCACCCGGGGCAGGCGGTCGGAGTACGACCGGCCCGAGACGATCGAGGAGACGGCCGAGCTGGTCACCGCGGCGGGCGGGCGGGGGATCCCGGTGGTCGCCGACCATCTGGTGCCGGCGGAGGTCGAGGCCCTGGTCGGCCGGATCGACGCGGAACAGGGCCGCCTGGACGTCCTGGTCAACGACATCTGGGGCGGGGAGCTGCTCTTCGAGTGGGACAGCACGGTCTGGGAGCACGACCTGGACAAGGGGTTGCGGCTGATGCGGCTGGCCGTGGAGACCCATGCCATCACCAGCCATTTCGCGGTGCCGTTGCTGCTGCGCGAGCCGGGCGGTCTGGTGGTGGAGATGACGGACGGAACCGCCGAGTACAACGCGAGCCGCTACCGGGTGTCCTTCTTCTACGACATCGCCAAGTCCTCGGTGCTGCGGATGGCGTTCGCGCTGGGGCACGAGCTGGGGCCGCGGGGGGCCACGGCGGTGGCGCTGACGCCGGGCTGGCTGCGCTCGGAGATGATGCTCGACACCTTCGGGGTGACGGAGGCGAACTGGCGGGACGCGCTGGCCGAGGTCCCGCACTTCGCCATCTCCGAGACCCCGTCGTACGTGGGCCGGGCGGTCGCGGCGCTCGCCGCGGACCCGGAGGTGGCCCGCTGGAACGGCCGGTCCCTCTCCAGCGGGCAGCTCGCCCGGGAGTACGGCTTCACGGACCTCGACGGCAGCCGCCCGGACGCCTGGCGCTACATGGTCGAGGTCCAGGACCCGGACCGCCCCGCGGACACCACCGGCTACCGCTGA
- a CDS encoding acyl carrier protein has translation MATDILAEITGMLVEIVGDEYLLAEEVTMKTTFNEDLALESIEFVALAELLHHRYGADVDLMGFLAEKDMDAILAMSVGELVTHIGRITHTSLARAAAGSPAASAG, from the coding sequence ATGGCAACTGACATCCTCGCCGAGATCACCGGCATGCTCGTGGAGATCGTCGGCGACGAGTACCTGCTCGCGGAGGAGGTCACGATGAAGACGACCTTCAACGAGGACCTCGCCCTGGAGAGCATCGAGTTCGTCGCCCTCGCCGAGCTGCTCCACCACCGCTACGGCGCCGACGTGGACCTGATGGGCTTCCTGGCCGAGAAGGACATGGACGCCATCCTGGCCATGTCCGTCGGCGAACTCGTCACCCACATCGGCCGGATCACCCACACCTCCCTGGCCCGGGCCGCGGCGGGGTCCCCCGCCGCGTCGGCCGGCTGA
- a CDS encoding glycosyltransferase, which produces MLFTVPPLAGHVNPTVAVGAELAARGHEIAWTGPASALARLLPAQARILPAGEEPGSGGYAALHESWRDLRGVGALRFLWEEALVPLARAMVPGVERAVRAFGPDVLVADQQALAGPLVARRLGVPWVTSASTSAELTRPFADFPKVGEWVAGQISGLLAEFGAARDPGGRAGWDPRFSERLVLVFSTPELVGPEQGFPPHYAFVGPAFGARPPAPGFPWQRLDPARRRVLVSLGTLNQAAGARFYGAVLGAAERLAGEVQFVLAAPAALIGQAPDHLLLQESVPQPALLPHLDAVVCHAGHNTVCEALAHGLPLVVAPIRDDQPIVARQVALAGAGVRVRFGRTRAEELRDALTAVLDDPGPRRAARRIQASFAAAGGAAAAADRLEKLL; this is translated from the coding sequence GTGCTGTTCACCGTGCCGCCGCTGGCGGGGCACGTCAACCCGACCGTGGCCGTCGGGGCCGAACTGGCCGCCCGGGGGCACGAGATCGCCTGGACGGGGCCGGCCTCGGCGCTGGCTCGGCTGCTGCCCGCGCAGGCCCGGATCCTGCCCGCCGGGGAGGAGCCGGGCTCCGGCGGGTACGCGGCGCTGCACGAGAGCTGGCGCGACCTGCGCGGGGTCGGTGCGCTGCGGTTCCTGTGGGAGGAGGCGCTGGTGCCGCTGGCCCGGGCGATGGTGCCGGGCGTGGAGCGGGCCGTGCGCGCCTTCGGTCCGGATGTGCTGGTCGCCGACCAGCAGGCCCTGGCCGGGCCGCTGGTGGCCCGGCGGCTCGGAGTCCCGTGGGTGACCTCGGCCAGTACCTCGGCGGAGCTGACCCGGCCCTTCGCGGACTTCCCGAAGGTCGGGGAGTGGGTGGCCGGGCAGATCTCCGGCCTGCTCGCGGAGTTCGGCGCGGCGCGGGACCCGGGGGGCCGCGCGGGCTGGGACCCGCGGTTCTCCGAACGACTGGTGCTGGTCTTCTCCACTCCCGAGCTCGTGGGCCCGGAGCAGGGCTTTCCGCCCCACTACGCCTTCGTGGGGCCGGCCTTCGGAGCCCGTCCGCCGGCGCCCGGATTCCCCTGGCAGCGCCTGGACCCGGCGCGGCGGCGGGTGCTGGTGTCCCTGGGCACCCTCAACCAGGCGGCCGGGGCCCGGTTCTACGGCGCCGTACTGGGCGCCGCCGAACGGCTCGCCGGGGAGGTCCAGTTCGTCCTGGCGGCGCCCGCCGCCCTGATCGGACAAGCACCGGACCACCTCCTGCTCCAGGAGAGCGTCCCGCAGCCGGCGCTGCTGCCGCACCTGGACGCGGTGGTCTGCCACGCGGGCCACAACACGGTCTGCGAGGCCCTCGCGCACGGGCTGCCGCTGGTCGTCGCCCCGATCCGGGACGACCAGCCGATCGTGGCCCGGCAGGTGGCCCTGGCCGGGGCCGGAGTCCGGGTGCGGTTCGGCCGGACCCGGGCCGAGGAACTGCGCGACGCGCTCACGGCCGTGCTGGACGACCCCGGCCCCCGCCGGGCCGCCCGGCGGATCCAGGCCTCATTCGCCGCGGCGGGCGGGGCCGCCGCCGCGGCCGACCGGTTGGAGAAACTGCTGTGA
- a CDS encoding MFS transporter, translating into MYLSTSRASDVAGDTPAPKGPLRAVPGTVFALGLVSLVTDVSAEMVTAVLPLYLMAGLGMSPLAFGALDGLHQGATAVLRLAGGRIADRTRRHKLVAGAGYALSAACKAALLAVATPWSVAAVLAADRTGKGLRTAPRDALISLSVPPGEQGRAFGVHRALDTAGALLGPLAAFGVLWVAVDGYAAVFTVSCCVAVLGVVLLALFVREAPAPAPAPDRTRPAPLPVRTLLRLPGLRGLCVTAAVLGLFTVGDAFLYLLLQRRLDLSAGYFPLLPVGTAAVFLLAALPVGRLADRLGRRRVFLGGHVLLLGACLLLLAPVPAAGAGALLVVGVLAPLGLFYAATDGVLMAAAGPLLPAGLRTTGLAVLQTAQALARFAGSLLFGAAWTLWGPGPALALAAAGLSLSLAAVSVVGSGHAGDTANS; encoded by the coding sequence GTGTACCTGTCGACCAGCCGGGCCTCGGACGTCGCCGGGGACACCCCGGCCCCGAAGGGCCCCCTGCGGGCCGTCCCCGGCACGGTGTTCGCGCTCGGGCTGGTCAGCCTGGTCACGGACGTCTCCGCGGAAATGGTCACCGCCGTGCTGCCGTTGTACCTGATGGCCGGACTCGGCATGTCCCCGCTCGCGTTCGGCGCCCTGGACGGTCTGCACCAGGGCGCCACCGCGGTCCTCCGCCTCGCGGGCGGGCGGATCGCGGACCGCACCCGGCGCCACAAGCTCGTCGCGGGCGCCGGCTACGCGCTGTCCGCCGCCTGCAAGGCGGCCCTGCTCGCCGTCGCCACCCCCTGGTCGGTGGCGGCGGTGCTCGCCGCCGACCGGACCGGCAAGGGCCTGCGCACCGCCCCGCGCGATGCGCTGATCTCGCTGTCCGTGCCGCCCGGGGAGCAGGGCCGCGCCTTCGGGGTGCACCGGGCGCTGGACACGGCGGGCGCCCTGCTGGGGCCGCTGGCCGCGTTCGGTGTGCTGTGGGTGGCGGTGGACGGCTACGCGGCCGTGTTCACCGTGAGCTGCTGCGTCGCCGTCCTGGGCGTGGTGCTGCTCGCGCTCTTCGTCCGCGAGGCCCCGGCGCCCGCCCCCGCGCCGGACCGGACCCGTCCTGCGCCGCTCCCGGTACGCACCCTGCTGCGCCTGCCCGGCCTGCGCGGGCTGTGCGTGACCGCCGCCGTGCTCGGCCTGTTCACCGTCGGCGACGCCTTCCTCTACCTGCTGCTCCAGCGCCGGCTCGACCTGTCGGCCGGGTACTTCCCGCTGCTGCCCGTCGGCACGGCGGCCGTCTTCCTGCTGGCCGCGCTGCCCGTGGGCCGGCTCGCCGACCGGCTGGGTCGGCGCCGGGTCTTCCTCGGCGGGCACGTGCTGCTGCTCGGCGCCTGCCTGCTGCTCCTGGCCCCGGTACCGGCGGCGGGGGCGGGGGCGCTGTTGGTCGTCGGTGTGCTCGCGCCGCTCGGCCTGTTCTACGCGGCCACCGACGGGGTGCTGATGGCCGCGGCCGGGCCGCTGCTGCCCGCCGGGCTGCGCACGACCGGGCTCGCGGTGCTCCAGACTGCCCAGGCACTGGCCCGGTTCGCGGGTTCCCTGCTGTTCGGGGCGGCTTGGACGCTGTGGGGGCCGGGCCCGGCGCTGGCTCTGGCGGCGGCCGGGCTGTCGCTCTCGCTGGCGGCGGTGTCCGTCGTAGGGTCGGGGCATGCCGGAGACACAGCGAACTCTTGA